Part of the Aquimarina sp. MAR_2010_214 genome is shown below.
ATTCTTGTAAAGTAGATTTTAATTGTGTTTTATCTTTTATTAAATACAAAGACTCTAATAAGTAATGATTTCCTCTAAGAAAAAAAAACAGGGTTTTGAATAATCATCTTTGGATGTTCATAAAACAAATCCAACCATTTTTTCGAATACTTATAGCATGATAAGAAATCCTGAACAATGAAACTATACCACAGGTGAGCTTTATATAGCCAAAGTTTTTCTCTAAACCCTAACATATTCCATTCATATTTTGGTAGTTTTCCATTAAAATAATTAGTGATTTCTTGATGTTCTTTATCATTTCTCACATAACCACTTTTGAGCATTAAACCATATAGTTGAAGAGATAAATTGGATAGTCTGCTAGTCAATACATTTTTCATACTTAGCATTTTGGCTTCAACAGTTAGTTCGTCTGCTCTACTATTGATACTTCTGGTTATGTATTGTGTTTCTATAATTTTTTCGAACTCTACTATTTCATACGCGATATTATGTTCTTCATTTTCCATAGCCAGAGTTTTTGCTTTATCTAATATTTTTAAGCTTTGTTTATATAGCCCTTTATGGTATAGAATAGAAGCAAAATCTAATTGTTCTCGTATCTGTGAACGTATATTTTGATGTAAAGGACTCAATCTTAAGCTAATTAATATTTGCTTATATAAATGAGCCTTGAGGTTAGAAAATTGCTGTTTTTTTACAATTCCTTTTGAAACAACAAAATCTTCATCCAGAGAATCATGTTTATCCAGATGATTAAAAAGAGCTAGAAATTTAGAGTCTGTGTTCACTCCTAACCGCCCTACATATACCTTAAATTGTCGTTTTTCTGATTTAGAAAGCGATTTCACTAAAACAAACAATGGATCTTTTTGGTCATTAGTCATTGTATGAAAATATAATATAATTAACTGATTTAAAAATAGTTATGTTTCAATTAAAAGATTTTAGCATTGTAAAATCAGTAATCAAATACTTCCCTTTTGAATTCCCAAAATATAAATTCGTAAGAGATTAAAGAAACATCTTTTAAGAATATTTTAAAATAATGGTGTTTTAGAGAGAACACTAAAAGTCAAATTCACTATATTTCTATGAGTAATAATAAAGTTCAAATATTCGATACCACACTAAGAGACGGAGAACAGGTCCCTGGGTGTAAGTTAAATACGCAACAGAAATTAGTTATTGCAGAACAACTTGACCTTTTGGGGGTAGACATAATTGAAGCTGGGTTCCCTGTTTCAAGTCCAGGAGATTTTGCTTCGGTAAGTGAAATCGCAAAAATCGTTAAAAATGCAACTGTATGTGGATTAACCAGAGCTGTAGAAAAGGATATTAAAGTTGCTGCTGAAGCTTTAAGTTATGCTAAAAAACCTAGAATTCATACAGGTATAGGTACTTCTGAATCTCATATTAAATATAAATTTAATTCTACTCAGGATAAGGTAATAGAAAAAGGAGTTGCTGCGGTAAAATATGCAAAATCTTTTGTTGAGGATGTTGAGTTTTTTGCAGAAGATGCAGGGAGAACCGACAATGAATTTTTGGCTCGTGTATGCGAAGCTATGATTAAAGCCGGAGCTACTGTACTTAATATTCCTGATACCACAGGGTATTGCTTACCAGAAGAATATGGAGCAAAAATTAAGTATCTTAAAGAGAATGTAAAAGGTATAGATAATGTTATTATTTCTTGTCACTGTCATAATGATTTAGGCCTTGCTACTGCAAATTCTATTGCAGGAGCAATCAATGGTGCTCGACAAATCGAATGTACTATTAATGGTATTGGTGAACGTGCAGGTAATACATCTCTAGAAGAAGTGGTCATGATTATGAAACAACATCCGTACCTAAATCTAAATACTGATATTGATTCTAAATTATTATACGGAACTAGCCAAATGGTATCTGATCATATGGGTATGATGGTACAACCTAATAAAGCCATTGTTGGAGCTAATGCTTTTGCTCATAGTTCGGGAATACACCAGGATGGAGTAATTAAGAACCGGGAAACTTATGAAATTATTGACCCCGAAGAAGTTGGAGTTACAGAATCTGCTATTGTACTTACTGCCAGAAGCGGAAGAGCTGCATTAGCATATAGAGCTAAAAAAGTTGGTTATGAGTTATCAAAACTTCAATTAGATGATGTTTATTCTGAATTTTTGAAATTTGCTGATCGCAAGAAAGAAGTTATCGATGAAGACATTCATCAAATCATGAGAAATACTAATGTAGCTACTGTAGTAGCATAAAATAATACTAAAAACCTACAAAAGCTTTAGTTCTTTTGTAGGTATTTTATATACATATGAAGAAAACTTTATTTGACAAAGTATGGGATGCACATGTAGTCAAAGAGATACAAGACGGTCCACAAATATTATATATTGACAAACATCTAATCCATGAAGTTACTAGTCCACAAGCATTTGGAGAATTAGAACAACGTGGTATTCCTGTTTTCAGGCCTGATCAGATTGTAGCTACAGCTGATCATAACACTCCTACAGAGGATCAACATCTTCCTGTCAAAGATGCATTATCCAGAAATCAACTCGAACAGCTTACCAAAAACTGTAAGAAAAATGAAATTACACTATATGGTCTTGGCCATAAATACAATGGTATTGTTCATGTAATGGCACCAGAGTTAGGCATAACACAACCAGGAATGACTATGGTTTGTGGTGATAGTCATACTTCTACCCACGGTGCTTTTGGAACCATCGCTTTTGGTATAGGAACCAGTCAGGTAGCACAAGTATTTGCTAGTCAGTGTTTACTGCTTCAAAAACCTAAAAGCCTTAGAGTAAATGTAAATGGGCAATTAAAACCGGGAGTATTACCCAAAGATGTGATCTTATATGTGATTGCAAAACTAGGTACTAATGCTGGTACCGGATATTTTTGCGAATACGCTGGAAATGTATTTGAAGATATGTCGATGGAAGGTAGAATGACCGTCTGTAATATGAGTATCGAAATGGGGGCTCGTGGAGGAATGATTGCTCCAGATGAAACTACTTTTGAATATATCAAAGGAAAAGAATTTGCTCCTACAGGTGATGAGTTTGGTAAAAAAGTTGCCTACTGGAAAACATTACCTACAGATAATGATGCTGTATTTGACAAAGAATACCATTTTGATGCAGCAGATATCGAACCCATGATTACGTATGGTACTAATCCCGGAATGGGAATCAAAATCTCAGAAAATATACCTGTAGAAAATAATGCTTCATTCGAAAAATCATTAGCATATATGAATTTTGAGAAAGGGCAATCTCTTGTGGATAAAGAAATTAATTATGTTTTTATAGGAAGTTGTACCAATAGTAGAATTGAAGATTTTAGAATTGCAGCAGACTATATTAAAGGTAAGAAAAAAGCAAACAATGTAACTGCTTGGTTTGTTCCTGGATCACAACTCGTAGCACAGCAGATTGTTGAAGAAGGATTAAAAGATGTTTTTGAAAATGCAGGATTCAAATTACGACAACCAGGATGCTCTGCCTGCCTTGCAATGAACGATGATAAAATTCCTGAAGGAGAGTATTGCGTATCTACTTCTAATCGTAATTTCGAAGGACGACAAGGACAAGGTGCAAGAACAATTTTAGCAAGCCCTCTGGTTGCTGCAGCAACAGCTATAGAAGGAAAAATTATTGATATTACTAAACAACTAAATTGATTATGGATAAGTTTATCAAACTAACATCCTCTGCTATACCACTATCTATAGAAAATGTAGATACCGATCAAATCATCCCTGCACGGTTTTTAAAAGCTACTAGTCGTGATGGATTTGGAGAAAATTTATTTAGAGATTGGCGTTTTCATAAAGATGGAAGTCTAAATCAGGATTTTGTATTAAATGACACTACTTATAAAGGTAAAATATTAGTAGCAGGAGATAATTTTGGGTGTGGTTCTAGTAGAGAACATGCAGCATGGGCAATCAATGACTATGGTTTTAAAGTAGTCGTATCCAGTTTCTTTGCTGATATTTTTAAAGGAAATGCACTTAATAATGGAGTATTACCCATTCAAGTAACTCCCGAATATCTACAGGAATTATTTAGTGAAATCAAAAATGATGCTAATACACAAATTGAAGTAGATCTTGAAGTACAAAAAATTACTATTCTCACTACTAGTTCTTCTTCATCTTTTGAAATTAACTCATATAAGAAAACCTGTTTGATGAATGGATATGATGATATTGATTTTTTAATCAATAATAAAGAAGCTATAGAAGAATTTGAAAACGAAAGAATATAACTAAATAGAATTGTCAGATTGAGCCTGTCGAAGTCTAAACAAATTACAATCAAAAACAGAAAACACTTCGATCTCGGTATGGTAAAAAGAGAATAAACTTATGAAATTAGATATCGCAGTATTATCAGGAGACGGTATTGGCCCAGAAGTAACCACTCAGGCTATAAAAGCATTAGAGGCAATTGCTCATAACTTTGATCACTCCTTTATGTTTAAAGAAGGATTAGTTGGTGCTATTGCAATCGATAAAACCGGAAACCCATTACCCGATGAAACATTAGAGCTTTGCGTTAATACAGACGCTGTATTGTTTGGTGCCATAGGTGCTCCAAAATATGATAATGATCCCAGTGCTCCAGTTCGTCCTGAGCAAGGACTGTTAAAATTACGAAAAGAACTTGGACTTTATGCAAATATTCGCCCTGTAAAAGCCTATTCTACCCTAATCGATAAATCTCCTCTTAAACGTGAGATTATTGAAGGAACTGATATTTCTATCTATCGCGAGTTAACAGGTGGTATCTATTTTGGAAAAAAAGAATTAAGTGATGACGGTAATGTTGCTTCTGATCTTTGTGAGTACTCTAGAGAAGAAATTGAGCGTATTACGCATCTGGCATTTAAAGCCGCTCAAAAACGTAGAAAAAAGCTTACCCTGGTAGACAAAGCCAATGTATTAGAATCATCACGCTTATGGAGAAAAGTAGTTACTGAAATCGCTAAAGATTATAGTGATGTAACTCTAGACTTTTTATTTGTTGATAATGCTGCTATGCAAATGATACTGAACCCTAGTCAATTTGATGTAATTCTTACCGAAAATATGTTTGGAGATATTATTTCAGACGAGGCTAGTGTTATTGGTGGGTCTATTGGTCTTTTAGCCTCTGCTTCTGTCGGAAATACGTGTTGTATGTTTGAACCCATACATGGATCTTTTCCGCAAGCTACAGGAAAAGGAATTGCCAATCCAATTGCTGCAATACTATCTGCTGCTATGCTACTAGAGCATTTTAATTTATTGGGAGAAGCCAACGCGATTAGAGATGCAGTAGAAAAGGCGTTAGAATTAGATATCACTACTCCTGATTTAAACTCTAATAATCCACTTACAACAGAAAAAGTAGGAGATTTTATTGCAGATTACATATTAAATCCAGAGGACTCTAACATCAATTTTGAGAATATACACGTAGGACAATCTACGATTATATAATTTTTTATAATGTTTTTGTTTTAAAAGCAATCAAAGAGGTGTCTTTGGTTGCTTTTTTGTATTTTACAGAACAATACATCTTTAAATAACTTCGATGCGCATTAGAAATTTTATATTATTATTTTTTATAATCACATATCATGCAAATGCTCAGCAAATCACATGTTCTGCAAAAGACAAAGAAATTTTCACAACCAAAATAGCTCAACTTAAAAAAGAATACACTCCAAAAACCAATTTTGGAGAAACTATAGTGTTTGTTGGAAAAACTTTCTTAGGCACTCCTTATGTAGCTAAAACTCTAGAGATAGGTACAGAAGAATCTTTGGTAATTAACCTACAAGGTTTGGATTGCACTACGTTTGTAGAAAATGTACTGGTTTTAAGCCTAATGCTTAAAAATGACAAAGATGATTTTGATGCCTATACTGCATACCTAGAGAAAATACGATACAAAAACGGAAAATTGGATGGCTATGCATCACGATTGCATTATTTTTCTGAATGGATAACCGACAATGAACAAAAGGGTATTTTAAAAAATATCACCGGAAATATTGGTGGTGTAGAAATAGAGAAAGACATAAATTTTATGACTACCCATCGAGAACTTTATCCATTTCTAAAAGATGATAAAAACTTTGAAGGCATACAACAATCAGAAGCTAATATTGATCAATCTTCTATATGCTTTTTGCCGAAAGATCAAATTGAAGAAAATGAAACTTCAATACTATCAGGTGATATTATAGCATTAACAACATCAATCAAAGGATTAGATATCACACATACAGGAATTGCCATACGTAAAGAAGATGGGCGAATTCATTTATTACATGCTTCTTCAAAGGGCCAGGTAGAGATCTCTACGTTGCCTTTGGTTGATTATCTTAAAAAGATAAAAAATAATACCGGGATTATTGTTAATCGGGTGCTGTGATTTTTTTATTAAATTATATTGAATGTCAGATTGAGCTTGTCGAAATCTTTCTAAAAATCAAAAGTTATATTTAACTTAACATCAAACTATTAATCTTGTATACCTTAACTCAAATCGCTAATTTAGTAGTGCTAAAAAAAGAAGATGTTATTTCCCAGAACAAACATAGAACAGCAACTTGGTAAATTAAGGGATAAAGAATGTAATGCCTCTACCTGGAAAGAGCAAGTACATAAAGTCTTCCTGAAAGAAGAGAAGCATGAGAATCAAATTCTTAAAAACCTGGAAACTTCTTCTCACATAGTACAGAATACTTTTGATCTTGATCATGTAGAAACACATAGGATATATCATCTGGATCAAATCAAAAAAATCTGCATTACCTACCGATTACGTTTTTTGGATGCTACATATTTTAAAGGAAAATTACCACTATCTGCAGTTTCTGCTATCAAAAATCTGGAGAAAAAACACCAAACCGAACTGAAGGGATTTAAAATCATTGCACCATCTAAATTATTTAAATTAGAAAATGCTGATGATCCCCTACTCTTTGCTCCTATGGGTAATGACTACTTTTATTTAGTTCACAAATGGGGAAATGATTTGCATCCGCTACGTAAATTCATGATGTGGTTTTTTAAAAGTTTAGAAAACTTACTTATTCTCACCTTTCTCGTAAGTCTTTTACTTACATTTATGGTTCCAGAAGGCATGTTCACAAAACATAGTACTACATCAACGTTTATCATGATTTTATTCTTTATGTTTAAATCGGTAGTAGCTGTGGTGTTATTTTATGGATTCGCACTTGGAAAAAACTTTAATACTGCCATATGGGACAGTACATATTTTAATGCTTAAATATAATCAACACTATGTTTCCTGAAAGTGAATATGAAAGAGTATATACCGGTAGTTTAATCAATGTTCAGTTTTTGCAATCCTTATTACAGGATCAAGGTATTAATTCTATCACTCGAGATGATATGAAATCAGGAATGATCGCTGGTTTTGGTGGTGGAATACCAGATCATATTCAACTTTTTGTAAAAAAGATTGATACAGAAAAGGCCCTTCCTATTATCAACAATAATTTGTCTTAAAATTATGGAAAACGAAAATAAATCACCTCGTAGAACCTGGGACTTGATGATCGGGATTGCTCTTATTTTATTTGGAAGTTTACGCCTCTATAACCGATTACAGGCTGAAGCAGAATGGGGTTTTAGAGCTATCATTACTCTACTGTTTATTGGATATGGTGGATATCTGATCTATAGACATTTTCAAAATTCATCTAAGGGTTAACCGGACCAAGGGTTAGTTTTTTCTCTAACAGTCTAAATCCAGCAAAAACACCATAACCACCTTCTCCTTGTATATTACTGGGAGGTATAATAGGTTGAAAGAAAGGATTTTCTGTTTGATCTCTATTCAAAAATGAAGCTCTTAGAGTAGTATAAATAAGCTCATCTACATTTGCGACTTTTACTGTAACTTCTAAACTTTCATTTGTATTAAAGATAGTTCCATTTGCAGATATGCCTAGTCCATCTCCATTTACATCGGTAGCGAATCTTTCAATATCAAAATTTGCAATAGAGCGGTTTTCTTCTGTACTATTGATCACATTAAATAATGCTCCTAGGATATAAAAATTATTTTTACCTTTTATATCATCAAAACTTACATTAAGATTCTCTACGAGATTATCATCAACAATTCTAAATCCAATAGCAGCTGATACATTTTGTATTTTCATAACAGGAATAGTACAAGTAGCTTTAAATTCTTTTCCTTCGGCTAAGACATTTAGAGTATAGCTTTTTCCTGGTTCTATTAAAAATTCACTAGAGGCAATCTGATATAATTTGTTATCGCTAGAATATCCTAATTCTACCTCATCTTGGTTTTCATTTTTGATAGTTACTACTGCATCTTTAATAATTAAAGTATTTACAAGATCTACTTGTTCAATTTGTAAAGGTTCATCAAACACAGATATCGTTTTAGAAACTTGAACTTTGATTACTTCTTCTTCAGGAGATAAAAAACCATTAATCAAAACCAACTTCTCTCCTTCTGGTCTATTTTTTATCTCTTCTTTTAGGTCTTCGCAACCTAGAACGATAAAACCAATTATTAATAAAATGTATAGTTTCATATGTTAAAATTTTAAACTGTAATTAAACGACGGAAGAAACTGAAATAGATATCTTCTATATAAAGCATTAGGAGAGCTCTGATTTTCGTTAGTAATTTCATAATAAAAAGGATTTTTTCTGGCATATACATTGTAAAACGAAAAACCCCATGTTCTTTCTCTATTACGTTTTGTGGTTTTATGAAATTGAATTCCCAAATCTAAACGATGAAAGTTTTCTCCTTTAAAATTATTTTTTTTGGTATTAAATAATAATATATTATCATTATTGTTTACACCTTCTATCGGAAAATTATCACCAGCAGCAACTCCTAATGTATTTGGGAGGTTATAATTAATCCCTGATGAAAACAACCAATTACCAGAAATAGTCATCTTTTTATTAGGTTTATAAACCCCAACAATAGAGAAATCGTGCCTTCTGTCATAACGTTCATTAAATATTCCCCCTTCATTTAAATCTTCAAATTGTCTTTGAGACCACGACAAAGTGTATCCCAACCAACCGGTTAGTTTTCCTTTCTTTTTTCTTAGCAAAAATTCTGTTCCGTATGCCCAGCCTTTACCAGTAGTAATACCATTTACGAAATCAATAGTTCGAATTGATCCTGTGATTTCTTTTGGGCTTCCAAGATTTGCAAAAGAAACCCCTTCTTTAAACGCTATGATATCATTCATTTTTTTATAATATCCTTCAATGGTTAACTCATAACTCTTGTCTCCAAAATCTTTGGCCAACCCTAAAGCAATTTGTTCAGAAAGTTGTGGTTTTAGTCGATCTGTAGAAGACACCCAAAGGTCTGTAGGCAGACCTATACCGCTATTGGATAATCTATGTATGTACTGATTCATTTTTGCATACGACCCTTTTAATGTAAGCAAAGGAAATAATTTATAGGCTACAGAAAGTCTCATCTCTGGTTTAAAATAACTTTTGGATCTATGTTGAAAATGACTAAAACGTATACCAGGATATAAACTTATTTTATCATTAATTCTCCAATCATCTTCGATATATATTGCACTCTCTATAGTTTTGATTTTTTGTATGTTTACAATCTCCTTTTCATTTACATTTCTAATGTCAATTTCTTTCGGAGTAAAATCATGATAGGTAGAACTTAATCCATACTTAAATGTATGATCAGGGTTAGGATAGTAATTAAAATCAAACTTAATTCCATAATCATTGATCCCAGAGCTTGTTTTAAACATAGAATTTGTTTCTAATGCTCCCTTTTCATCTTCACTAACTGTAAATTTATAGTTACTAAATATTAATGATGTATTAGAGAAGAGTTTATTATTAAATTCGTGATTCCATCGTAAAGTAGAAGTTATATTACCCCAAAGAATTTTCTGCTTAGATTTCTCTTTCTCAACAGCAGTTTTATATCTATATTTATCTTGCCCATAGTATGTGCTCCAATACAACTTATTCTTATCATTTATAACATGATGAAGCTTAGCATTGACATCGGTGAAATAATAAATAAGTTTATAGAGGTCAGTAGTTAGTTACTTATTAATTCTTTGTGATATATTTTATCTCCTTGTACCATTTTTGTTATTAAGTTATTGAAGATCGTAGCTTTACTTTGAGATCTGTTTATCCTAAAACAAAACTCATTAAAATATCTATTGAGATTCTCATCACTTACCCAAGAATAGGTTGTCCTAATCCAAGATTTAACTTGGTGTATCATCGTATGAAGTGCTTTAAAATTCAATCCCCTATTACTGGGTAGTTGAGTTATATTGTATGCCTTTGAAATAGGTCTATATCCTCTCCATTGGTCAGTTGTGACATTAGCCTCTCGGCTAATATGATTAACAAATATGTATTGTAGTGATTGCGCTGAAAAATCATTTATTTTCATAGCGTACATCCTCTTAACTTTACCGTCTTCTGTAAGCTGAACCGCTGTTACAGCCTTCTTTTTCTTACCGTCATAGCTTCTGCCTGTTTTGCCTTGATCTCTACCACCCAAAACAAATTCGTCAACGTGAACATCACCATCCATTGGATTATTCCCACCTGAACCCATAGCCTCCCTAACTTTCAACATAAAAAGTCTGGCTGTCTTTTCTGTTACGCCATAGCGCACACCCATATAGCTTGCAGATAAACTTTTAGTGGTCGTGGACATCTCAAAGCAAATAAAAAATGCTTTTCTTACTCCAAACTTTACCTTATGGAAAAGTGTATTAGCAGTAGCCGATTCGATGTGACCACATATGTTACATTGCCTCGAAAAATCCTTACGAACTTGGCAAGCTGTATGATTACATCTCAAACACTTATAATCCATTTCTGACTTCATTGAAGCTAGGTATTCCTTGCAATCTTCATCGGTTTTGAACCGATCAGAGAACTCTAGAAGATTTTGACCCTTAAAAACATTCATAAAACTATATATTTATTGATCTCCAAGTTAAGTATTTATATACTGACCTCTATAAGTTTATATTCCTTGGACATAAATGGTAAAAGTAATAGATCTGCATATGTTCTTCGACCACTTATCACGAATGACGTTTTTCCTTTTATGATAGGGCCTTCTAGTACTAATGATGATGAAATCAAGCTGATATTTGCTTTGCCCGTAAATTTTTCCTTATTCCCATTTTTAGTATCTATTTTTACTACAGAAGATAGTCTTCCTCCAAACCGTGCAGGAAAACCTCCTTTAAATATTTCTACTGATTTAATAGCATCTCCATTAAATATGGAAAAAATTCCGAAAAGATGATTAGAGTTATAAACCGTGGCTTCATCTAATATAATAAGGTTTTGATCTGGCGTTCCGCCACGAACATAAAATCCGGCAGAACCTTCTCCGCCAGATTGCACTCCTGGCAATAGTTGTAAGGTTTTAATAGCATCTTTTTCTCCCAGAATTGTAGGGATATCTTCAAAAATCGAAGGATTTAGTCTCTCAGAACTCATCTGTGTAACCTGACTTTTATTTGTTTCCTGATCAGAGTTAATAATGACTTCATCAAGGTATTGAGTGTCTAATTCTAAATCAAAATTTATGACACGATCAGAAACAAGATCGATGTTTTTCTTAATACTCTTATACCCAACAAACGAGATCAATACTTGGTAACTACCTTCTGGAATAGAAAGAGAATAAAATCCATAATCATTGGTTATTGTACCAGCATTAAGCTCTGGGATATAAATAGACACACTACTCAGATATTCCTGGCTTCCTTTTTCAGAAATATAACCGCTAATTGTATACTTTTTTGGTCGTTTATAAATCAGTAGTTTTTTACCTAAAAGTTTAAATTGATATAATTTAGAAGGGAAAATGGTTTTTAATACTTGAGCTAAAGTTTTATTTCTAATAGAAATAGATATCACTTTAGAAAGATCAATTGCACTATCTGAATATCCTATTGTAAAATCTAATGTAGTTTCTAATTCGCTCAGAACACTGGAAATAGATACATTTTCTTTGACTAAACTAATTTTTTGATCTAGAATAGTTTCTTGGGCATAACCATCAAGCCATCCAATAAAAAGCACTAGAAATAGTACTCTAACCATTTTTATTCTCACAATAAAGATTAAATCGGCAATTTGATTTTTGCAAAAAAAACGATGTTTTTATGAATTACAATCCCCTCCTTTTATGATAATAGTATTCGAATCAATTTTTTCATATGTGACATCAAATAATATCTTAAGAGTCTCTAAAACATCTTCAAGCGATTCGTTGTCAAAGATAGTAGTTAATGTACAATTAACAAATTCCTTACTCTCGATGATTAGATTTTTATTGTAATACAATTCTATATCTTTAATTACTTGTTCTATAGAAGTTTTTTCAAATCTAAGTAAACCCGATTTCCATGTAGAAAAATTTAGGTTTTCGTTTACAGTTTTTATCAATTTACCACTTACTACTGCAGTAATCTTATCTCCCGGAGTCAAAATTTCTTTTTGATTTTTTGATAAAAACTCAACCTTACCAGTTACTAATACAAGTTCGACTTCTTTTGTCTTAGTATTATTTTTTAAGTTAAATGATGTTCCTAAAACCTTAGTTTCTGTCGCATTGGCAATAACAATAAATGGTTTATCAGGGTCTTTTGTAACTTCAAAAAAGCCTTCACCTTCTAGATTTAAATGTCTGCTGTCTCCTTTAAAACCTTTTTTATATGTAAGTTGGCTACCTTCATTAAGCCAAACTATAGATTCATCGGGTAATATAAATTTATTTTCTATTCCTGCTTTTGCTATTAACGTTACTTCTGTATTAAAAAATGAATTAAAATAAAAACCTAAACCTATCAAAAACACAATAGATGCTGCAATTTTAAGATAAACTTTATTTGACTTTGGTTTCTTCTTTACTGTAGCAATTATGCCAGATTCAAATTTGTTCCATTGTTCATCTACATTAATTTGATCAAAATCTGCTATACTTTCTGAGGTATCCCATATGTGTTTAACTTCTCCAAAATAGATTTTATTAGATTTGGATTCTGCAATCCAATCCTCTACAAATTTTTGTTCATCATCTTTCACGTCACCTTGCAAATAACGTGTTAAGAGTTGTAGTATATGATCTTCTTGTTCGATACTCATTTCTAAAATTAAAACCTGACCCTAAAAGTAATAAATTATTAAGATTATGTTGTCAAAACTATTTAAGTTCGTTAAAAAAACGTTGTTTATCCATTTTATTTTTTTTATCTAGAAAGTAACTTCCTTTTCAGTTAATTGATATCCCGCAAAAACACCAAATCCATTCTCTCCTTCTATATTGTTAGGAGCTATAATAGGTTCTGCTAAAGAGTTTCCATTATTAGAATTATTTAAATATGTAGCCCTCAGGGCTTCGTATAATATTTTTTCTGCATTGGCTACCTGAATCTTTAATTTAAGATTAGGCAATGCAGCAGATAAAGTAAAAAATCCATCTGCAGTGATTACAGAATTTTCTCTACTTATATCTGTTGCAAATTGTTTAAATTCGAAATTTATATTTTCTACTCCGTCATTAGTTGTTCCTCCTCCATTATCAAAAGACTTAGCAACTGCAGCTCCTATGATATAAAAATTACGTTGATCTTTAATATCCCCTATGGTAACTTTCAATAAGCGATTTCCTGAGAATTCGTCTTGTTTTATCTGAATATTATGTTCTATCTTTTGCACCAATGCTATGGGTATTATACAAGATGCTTTATATTCTTTACCTTGGGCCATTACTCTTAAAAAATATTTTTTACCTGGAATAATCGCTAAGTCACTTGCTGGTGCTTCATAGTTTAAAGACGCATCCATATACCTAAGGGCAACTTCATTA
Proteins encoded:
- a CDS encoding 2-isopropylmalate synthase — encoded protein: MSNNKVQIFDTTLRDGEQVPGCKLNTQQKLVIAEQLDLLGVDIIEAGFPVSSPGDFASVSEIAKIVKNATVCGLTRAVEKDIKVAAEALSYAKKPRIHTGIGTSESHIKYKFNSTQDKVIEKGVAAVKYAKSFVEDVEFFAEDAGRTDNEFLARVCEAMIKAGATVLNIPDTTGYCLPEEYGAKIKYLKENVKGIDNVIISCHCHNDLGLATANSIAGAINGARQIECTINGIGERAGNTSLEEVVMIMKQHPYLNLNTDIDSKLLYGTSQMVSDHMGMMVQPNKAIVGANAFAHSSGIHQDGVIKNRETYEIIDPEEVGVTESAIVLTARSGRAALAYRAKKVGYELSKLQLDDVYSEFLKFADRKKEVIDEDIHQIMRNTNVATVVA
- the leuB gene encoding 3-isopropylmalate dehydrogenase; this encodes MKLDIAVLSGDGIGPEVTTQAIKALEAIAHNFDHSFMFKEGLVGAIAIDKTGNPLPDETLELCVNTDAVLFGAIGAPKYDNDPSAPVRPEQGLLKLRKELGLYANIRPVKAYSTLIDKSPLKREIIEGTDISIYRELTGGIYFGKKELSDDGNVASDLCEYSREEIERITHLAFKAAQKRRKKLTLVDKANVLESSRLWRKVVTEIAKDYSDVTLDFLFVDNAAMQMILNPSQFDVILTENMFGDIISDEASVIGGSIGLLASASVGNTCCMFEPIHGSFPQATGKGIANPIAAILSAAMLLEHFNLLGEANAIRDAVEKALELDITTPDLNSNNPLTTEKVGDFIADYILNPEDSNINFENIHVGQSTII
- the leuC gene encoding 3-isopropylmalate dehydratase large subunit, which produces MKKTLFDKVWDAHVVKEIQDGPQILYIDKHLIHEVTSPQAFGELEQRGIPVFRPDQIVATADHNTPTEDQHLPVKDALSRNQLEQLTKNCKKNEITLYGLGHKYNGIVHVMAPELGITQPGMTMVCGDSHTSTHGAFGTIAFGIGTSQVAQVFASQCLLLQKPKSLRVNVNGQLKPGVLPKDVILYVIAKLGTNAGTGYFCEYAGNVFEDMSMEGRMTVCNMSIEMGARGGMIAPDETTFEYIKGKEFAPTGDEFGKKVAYWKTLPTDNDAVFDKEYHFDAADIEPMITYGTNPGMGIKISENIPVENNASFEKSLAYMNFEKGQSLVDKEINYVFIGSCTNSRIEDFRIAADYIKGKKKANNVTAWFVPGSQLVAQQIVEEGLKDVFENAGFKLRQPGCSACLAMNDDKIPEGEYCVSTSNRNFEGRQGQGARTILASPLVAAATAIEGKIIDITKQLN
- the leuD gene encoding 3-isopropylmalate dehydratase small subunit, whose protein sequence is MDKFIKLTSSAIPLSIENVDTDQIIPARFLKATSRDGFGENLFRDWRFHKDGSLNQDFVLNDTTYKGKILVAGDNFGCGSSREHAAWAINDYGFKVVVSSFFADIFKGNALNNGVLPIQVTPEYLQELFSEIKNDANTQIEVDLEVQKITILTTSSSSSFEINSYKKTCLMNGYDDIDFLINNKEAIEEFENERI
- a CDS encoding N-acetylmuramoyl-L-alanine amidase-like domain-containing protein gives rise to the protein MRIRNFILLFFIITYHANAQQITCSAKDKEIFTTKIAQLKKEYTPKTNFGETIVFVGKTFLGTPYVAKTLEIGTEESLVINLQGLDCTTFVENVLVLSLMLKNDKDDFDAYTAYLEKIRYKNGKLDGYASRLHYFSEWITDNEQKGILKNITGNIGGVEIEKDINFMTTHRELYPFLKDDKNFEGIQQSEANIDQSSICFLPKDQIEENETSILSGDIIALTTSIKGLDITHTGIAIRKEDGRIHLLHASSKGQVEISTLPLVDYLKKIKNNTGIIVNRVL
- a CDS encoding putative signal transducing protein; the protein is MFPESEYERVYTGSLINVQFLQSLLQDQGINSITRDDMKSGMIAGFGGGIPDHIQLFVKKIDTEKALPIINNNLS